The nucleotide window GATGCTGCAAGTTCCATGATCTCGTTAGCATTTCAGTCCTAGGCAAGAAGCACGGGCCTGTCCCGGGGAATGTTAGAAAAGAGCACACTGGGAGCACCCTAAAAACACTGTGTTGTATTGAGTGACCTTCAGAACCCATCAGAATCACTCCTCTTAGGAAAGCAGTGGTTGAGGACTGACTAGAGGGGCCACTGTTATTTAGTACATTAATAGAGGAAAATACTTTCTTAATATGGCTTTTAAGTCAGTCATGCTTTGGATCTTTTTGTAAAAAACCCCTCTAAAAATCTACGTgcctataatttattttcctctcattACTTCGTTATAGCTTCGCAGAATTGGGGTTAGAAGAATAGATGGTATAATGGTAACATTTTTTACTGTTTGTTTCTGTAGAAcatctgtttttttaagtattgttGATTCACAGTGCTGTGCCAgtctctgctgtgcagcagagtgacccagccatacataaatatgcattccctttcttataatatcctccatcacagtctatcccaagagactggctatagcatagaacataatttttaaatacatttttatgaatCAGTGGTTCTTAGAAACAGAATTTCCACGTGGGAATGGCCACTGGTAAGCAGGAAGAAACTGGTGAGAAACCGCCGTCGTGCTCTCTAGGTTGTTTTAACTCTTAGGCATCAACTGTACCATATGGCCTGTGTGCCGAGAAGCTACTGAAATCTGTACATGCTCAAAACGTAGACTGGGCCCTCCCCCCATTGTTCAGTCAGTGTTTCAGAACATCATTTTCCCTGggcaaattaaaaataacctgATGGGTTATAAAATGGTTTAATTCGTATGCATATTTTAAGGGTTTGATTTTGGGTTCCTGTCGACAGCCACCCATGGGAAACCGTCACAACAGCTGCAATGCAGAAATACCCCAACCCCATGAACCCCAGTGTGGTCGGAGTTGACGTCTTGGACAGACACATAGATGCCTCTGGAAAGCTGCACAGCCACAGGCTCCTCAGCACAGAGTGGGGACTGCCTTCCATAGTGAAATCTGTAAGTGTGTCTTTCTTCCCGAAGAAATGTGACTGCTGAAGAGAAGTTTTCTAAACCACATTATAATTTCAAATAGGTTGTGGGAGCCGATCTGAATGTCATTTTTGCATCAGTTCAAATTGTATTATAATAAACTTGAGTTATGAGTGTATAATGAATTGGAAATATTATTACAGTCTTCATGAAGCCACCTGATAAAACCTGAAGGAAGCCAGCTAATGCTCTAATCTAAAAGTTTTATTCTGCTGTTCCTACTTTACCAGCAACTTGAGACCAGCAGTAAGCTGGGGAGGCACTGGTGGTGGCCCGCTGACACGGACTGTGGCTGGGTCGTGAGGACCACCTGCCCCCTTTGCCCCGTTTGTCCCAAGATCTGGCCCTGCGGCCTGTGTTGAGAACATAGCTCTGTGTCCTTGGCAGGGAGCTGGCTTTAGTGAGCCTTTGTAGCCAGCAGGAAACTGAAGCCAGTTTGTCGTGATGGGAGAGAAGCCTGCTGTACATGCATCGGGTTGTCTGTGGAGATTCTTCCTAGAAGGTGGGCCCACTCCCGAAAGCAAAGGACGCGTTTTTCAGCCGGAATGTGCTGATTGCGTCCTTGGTGCGACCCCTGCCCTGGATAGTGAGGACGCAGAAGAGAGCAGGACcggggctgtggcctgggctcagCCCGGGGGTGGCACGGGTGGGTCACGCTGCCTCCCTCACGAGGGCTGCGCTTCTGTCTGGAGGCTGCGGCACAGCACCCTCTCCCTTGGACCCCTTTCGCTAGACGCTGTGTTTCCCCGAATATTCTGACTTCCAGATTTGGGGCTCCTTGCTCCACTGTCATACTTTGGCGGTTTCAGTGTCCTGCATGCATTCTCAGTGGGCAGGCTGCTGGTTGCCTCTGGGAAGGGTTTTTATGTCTGGCAGTCTCATCTTTCCATGGTGTGTGAATCCTTTTACCCTGAGATGGGCCTCCTTTCTGAACTTTGTCTGATTCCTCACATTTTTTATGAAACAGATTTTTGGTTCAAGATATTAACACATTTTTACCTTCACATAAAATATTGATACACTTGTTAAGAAAGCCTTCCTCTTCTGATTACTAATTCTGAATGTTTTACTTAGATTATTGGTGCAGCAAGAACCAAAACATATGTGCAGGAACATTCTGTAGTGGATCCGGTAGCGAAAACAATGGAACTTAAATCTACTAATGTAAGTCAAACGGTTTGGCTTGTCCTCCTCTCTTAGGTGGTTGAGATGAGTGTGTGCGCCGGGAGGTCGGTGCTCACGAGCTGCCTCCTTGCTCTGCCTGCTCGCCTCCCTGCTCCCGTGCTCCTGCTTTACTGTTTCTAGGAGACGGCACCGGATAAAGTGTATTTGGATCATATGCATATTATTACTGTTACAATATTTTTGTCACATTTACTGTTTTTCTAATAAAAAGGAAGCAACAAATAGAGTTCTAGTCACACAGTAAGATCTTTTGTATATTTAGCTAACAAGATTTTGGTTTGtgaattaattttagaaatgtttttaatcttgattttcaaaatgattggactttttctttttaattctgtagATTTCATTTACAAACATGGTTTCAGTAGATGAGAGGCTTATATACAAACCACATCCTCAAGATCCAGAGAAGTGAGTGAAAAGTGTTGTTAAACTTACTTTAcagtatgttttaatttttttcatcagacATGTCTTCAAAAAGTAGAAGTTAGGGCTTCCTGAAGTGCTGTGAATGTGCTTTGTTCCAGAACTGTGTTGACTCAAGAAGCCATAATTACCGTGAAAGGCGTCAGTCTGGGCAGTTACCTCGAAGGACTGATGGCAAGTACGATATCTTCCAATGCGAATAAGGTAAGTAGGGCTGCTCCGGGCGTGCTTTCATCTTGGTTTCCAGGATGCTGTGACTTTCTTGGAGGAACTGTCCCTGTGGGTGGACTCCGAGCCAGCACAGTTCCCAGCCACACGGGCAGCTCCCAGTGCAGGCTCGGGGCTCCCATCTCAGTACCACTCGGACCAGCCTCCTGCCTGTGAAGCGGAGGTTAATTACCCCCGTCGCGGGGTTGGGCATGAAGAGTCCACGAGATGATGCGGAAAGCGTGTGGCCTCGGGCCTCGGGCCTCGGGCGTGTGACGCGTAGCTGGTGTCATGGCATCAACTCGCAGCCTTTTTTTGTGACCATCCCTCACCCCATATCCACTGTAGATACTTGTCTCCGAGTAGCCCACCCTGCGACATTATCCCATACCACAGGTTGTCCCTGTTGATAGGGatgcgtgtgtgtctgtgcttTATGCATGAGGAGAGTGAGATTTCTCTACACCCTCCCCCGACTAATGTTTGCCCCATTGAGAATAAATGACTTCTTAAGAAGTAAGTTTAGAGAAATAGATGCCTACTGCACTGTCTTATAGCACGTTTAATATAATCATTCAGCAGCAAAAGATATTCATAGatgccttctctgtgccaggcagagtGCTAGGCTAGACGGGGGATACAGCGGGGAGCAAAACAaacctggtccctgccctcgtGGAGCTAAGAGGAAGGCGCCATTAATCACACAGCCCGACATTAGGAAAGGAAAATTACTGAAAGGTATGAGAGTGTTTAATGAGTGTTAGTAAGTGATGTTGCTGCGAGTCCTGAATGAGGGGTGGGTAGGCTGTGAGGGGGCAGCCAGGAAGCACTGCAGGCAGAGGAGCTGTGTGTGCAAAGGGCCTGGGGCCAGGAGCAGGAAAAGCTCCTCTTTCTGTTGCTCGGGAGCTCCAGAGTGCAGGGGAGGGGGCTTGAAGAGGAAGTCAGGGACCAGATCTCTCAGAGCCCTGTACAGGGTTTTGATGAAAATATGCACCTCAAAAGGGAGTTTGACCTCACCCCCGAAGGGGGGCCACTGTAATCTTTAAGCAAGTAAGTCGTTGAATTGCGGATTCCTTTGAGAACATGTGTTTCACACGAAATAGCCAGTTTATAGATAAAGCCAGTTGCTCAAGGCATGTGGTATTTGGTAAAcaacattaaagaagaaaaagcagagataAAAACAATCAGTCCTGGTGAGGTGTGGTTACGCGTGGACTACCCCTGTTACTTCCCCATGGGACTTTTATTTGACATGTGCCGGTGCTCTCACTTGGTAGCAATGAgtgtattggatttttttttaagggccgagaAGCAATGGAATGGGTAATACATAAATTAAATGCTGAAATTGAAGAACTGACGGCTTCAGCCAGAGGGAGCATCCGGCCACCGATGGCAGCGGCAGCGTTTGTAGAGAAATGATCCTGAAAGTGGACGTGCGCACCCGGTCCCCCAGGTCTCTACACGCTGGCGgtgtatttatttgttatttaaaaaattcaactatattttaggtagaattttttttttaataagctgaAGAGAGGCTGTGTGACTGGATCAAAACAGAGGTGCAGGATTTCTAAATAAAAGGGATTGTCTGAAATTAGTGTTGTTGGAAATGATGTCTGCTTTTGAGGATTCTCGTATTTATGTGAAAATGTAAcaatatttgaaaagtatttgTAAATTGGTATTGGCGGATTAAATCTCCTTCAGGTAGAATTTTAAAGCTTTCGTGCATTAGAACTCTGCCTGGCTTTGGACCAACCCCAAGACAAAGCAGAGCCACCTCTGACACACCCCCAGTTGCCCTGCTGCGGTAAACTTCCAGAAGGCGCCTGAGAGGACTCACCTTGAAGGGAGGAATCGGATAGTTGTTAAAAGACAGTAATTTGCTCTGCTGTAAATCACCATCGAAGGCCCCAGTGGTTTAACTTGGTACTCAAATAACATTTTTGGAGTAAAAATGATCACAAAAGTAATAAACGACTCCAGCAAGAACACCCTTTTATTGTGTTAACCAGTACTGTACTGGTTTGCCAAAGCTGTGTAACTTAGTAAAGGTACTGCCTTCCTTGGATCTGTACTCCATGACTTGGTATGCCGCATCGTGGGCTGGTTATATTAACTGAAGAAATCAAGTCACTACCGGAATCTTGCAACACTCGAAACTTAAACAGAGGAACAGCTGTTCAcatcttttagcttttcacattTGCCTAACTTATAAATTGCCATGTGTCAAAATCATGGTTCTGTAATTGCTAAAGCATGATATGTCAGGTTATTTGAATATAATTACCTTTTGAAGTAATTGTGACCACAAAAACATCTTTTTACGTGAAGAGCTGTACCTCATTTGAAACTACTCAGATGATGTCTTGATCCGAAGCATAAATCCCAGGGacttaatgtttttaataatacGGTGTCACTGCCAGGTTGGGGGCGGCAtcgaagaagaaagaataattggGTAGAAAAAAAGCGTTGACCTAAACCAACCACTACATGAATCGCTTTGCAGCTTTTATTTATGGGAAATCCTTGCTTTGGATGCCAGAGGGCAGCTGCAATCTGAAAACCAATAcaataaatgcattttgttttgtatCTGGTAGCAGGCAGTTAATTATCAACCACTAAAAAAAGAGTATCTTTGATACTTGGAACAGTTGCATAgagagtatttttattaaaaggtGATTAGTTCTTGCCTTTATTTCCACAGTGCTTAATGTGATAAACTTCTAGTCAGGTTTCCTGTAAAACAAACCAATTAATATATGTACCTAAACCACAAAAACAGTATACCAAACTGTTTAAAAACTAGTGcttttctacttaaaatattGTTAGCTTAAGACTTGGGATATTTGTAAAAGCCAGTAAGGTTTTTGGTTATCTTTTGTAACCGGAGAtgatttttacaattaaaatcaCATTTCAGCTAAACATTGCTCAATGCTGATATCATTACATTGCCTGTGTAATTTctgaaaattatactttttctGAAAAAGATGTGATAATACCCTAATGATAAAAAGACTtctgaacaaaattttatcctgttttttttttaaatctgatctTAATGATAAAATTCTGTAAATTTTCACTTTCCAGTGTAATTGCTTTAGTTAAGTAGCTGGTACTTATGGcttttacatgttaaaatataaataacataagCATTTGAGAGGGCTAAACTGGAATAAAGTGTTCGTGGATTAGAATTAGACTTACGGATTGTGGGGCATATTATCCTATTTAATATGAGAAATGGATCTTATATGAATTAAGAAAAATCTTgttaataaaaacttattttttaactatGTTTTTCTTGATTATAGTTTCCTTCTAATAACTGCAAAGAGCAAACGAATTCGCTCAATTGCCTCGGGCTACAAGCGGCACAGCGCTGCGAGCTCGACCCTCGCTGGACCGGAGCGGAGGGTTTACGCCCCTTCCTGCCCGGCCTGTCTCTCGGCGCCCACCCAGGGTTGTCCAGAACCTCTGCGGCTTGTCACGGGGTCGGCTCGCCTCGGCcgaggttcattttttttaactgttaaccCGGGGTGGAGGCGCCCGAGTGCTGTCAAGGTCGGGACGCGGCTCCGAGTCTCGCGCCCCCGAAGCCACGCGGTCTCACATTCCCTCCAGTTCCCTCCGGCTCGGCTCTCGGCACCGCGCCCCGCCGGGGTACTACGGAAGCCCGCGGGGCACACAGGCGGGCCGCCCGCGGAGCCAATAGGCAGCCCGAGCTGGCCGGCCCGCCCGGCGATTGGCACTGCGGCCCGGGCCGCGCGTCCTCATTGGCTCCCggcgggggcgggtggggggaatTCTGCGACCGGGCCGCACAGGCCgaccgggggcggggcggggcaagAGGCGGCGGGATTGGCAGGTCCGGAGCCCCGCCCCTTCCGCTTCTCAGACCTGACCTTCCGGCAGCTGGGCCGCGCGCTCTGAGCCGACATTGACGGGTCCTCGCGATTCGACCCGACGCGCCCACTCTAGCGACATCATGGTGGCCTACTGGCGACAGGCTGGACTCAGGTAGGCCCGGGCCTTGGGAGGCGCGGACAGGTGGGGCGCGGGGAGGCCCAGCGCGGCCTGGGGTCGGAGGTCACGCCGAGCGCGGCGGGGGTGGAGGTCGGGCCCGGCGAGTGCGGCCCCAAGATGGCGGCCtccgggaggggcggggggctggagccggggtggggggggggccagcggggcggggcgggcgcaGAGCCCGTGGGCCGGCACCTGCCCGCACCTGCCGCCGCCATGAACGCCTTCGACCGGTGCCATGCCTTCCCGGAGACGGCACTGCCCACGTCCTGGACTCTGTCCTTACTGGTTGCGCTCAGTTTACGCCGTAGAAGTAACACAGTTACATAGTTTGAGAACCGAGGAGCGGAGAGAGCTCTCTTGGTGTGACTTATGTCACCATACCTGGCCTTTCTTTCCAGCATCAAGGTGAGGCCTTTTACAGTGTCACACACATCTTTTTGGTTGTTATTAGCCCCTGTTGCTCTCACACTTCTTCGTGGGTACAACGGGCGAGAGCCCCCTCCGAGGCGTAAAGAGCACGAGGTGAGCGGCGCCTCCTGGGGAGCTCAGGTGTGGAGCCCATTGGAGGACATGGCTTCTGGCGAAGTGGTGGCACACCTGATTCCTTACCCTGGGCACCCACTTGAGCGTCTCACCTGGCTGAGGCTAACGCACCTTGTTACTCGACCAGATTAAGTAGCACCTTCTAGTGGTGACATTCTGGGAGCATGTGACCCAGGAGTCTCCTGACATTCAAGGTCAAGCCATATTTCCTAGAATTGGAAGGATCTGGTCCCAGTCGCAGGTAGTGTTTATCAGGCACCTACGAGGAGACAAGTGCGGGCATCCCTGCTTTCCACGCTttgcctctcctccttcctcccactaGTGGGGCCAAACTTTATCAtccttctgttctgttttgttctgttgaCTTGAATAGGTGAACAAATGAGCCAGTTTTTTGAACAGCCTGAAGGTCACCAATTAGTGAAAGCAGGAATTAGAATTCCTACGTCTGGCCCAGAAAATCAAATCTGAAACATGAGAAAATAGTCAGCGGcaccctcctcccccccaccttcCTGTTTTCAAAAAGTGTAAAAAGTGAGCTGACATCTTTTGGAAAATAAGATGTTGATGGGAGTCCATCTACCAAACAGGAAGCAGGCTGTTAGGTATTTTGCCAGAATTGATGAAGTTCTCTAAggacttctcagtctcctttAGAAACCGTGATTGGAAGGTGTTTTCGGTGGCAGGCTTCTGAAACGGAATCCAATATCCTCCGGAAAACCTTTAAGTAATTAATCAGAAGTAGAACTGTTTTAAATCAAAACAGGTTTTCTCCCCTCTTAATTATATATACTTTGCCCtgtaagaataataaaagaaaggaattttaagTAGAGAAGGGGGGGGCACCCGCTCTTGTCAAAGTAGCCTCTGAACATTTAGGACTCTTTCCTGTGCCAGAGGATTTTTTTAATACCTGTGCATCTTTTATGTTAATATGTATTCAAGAGAGGAAACAGttcaaaggagaaaagggaaaaagcccCCATTCTAATACTGGTTACGATTTGGATACATTTCCTTCtggtttttttctctgtatagattccTTGTGGCATtcgtcattttttaaattcacttcTACAATGATGTGTAAATCAAACCCAAAGTAAGagcctaagaagaaaaaacacagtAACCTAGCCAGTTGGGTTGGCTCACTGGTAATTAGCTTTATATTGTCTGTCATTTTCCCTCAGCTACATCCGATACTCCCAGATCTGTGCAAAGGCAGTGAGAGATGCACTGAAGGCAGAATTCAAAGCGAATGCCGAGAAGACTTCTGGCAGCAACGTTAAAATCGTGAAAGTGAAGAAGGAATAATCTGTAAGTGACTGATTTATTTAGAAACAGTTTTTTGAGCACTTCTAAAAATCcaggtaattttaaatttaagttctGTCCATTTTGGGTCATTCAGAACATTTAGAAGCTAGTTAGTGGGGGGAGTTcgcttcatggctcagtggttaatgaacccgactcggaaccatgaagatgtgggttcgattccctggcctcactcagtgggttagggatccggcattgctgtggctctggtgtaggccggccgctgtaacTCCAGTTAGTGcccccctgggaacttctatatgtcaggggtgtggccctaaaaagcaaaaaaaaaagaagttagcgGGACAGTCATTTGAAGCATGCAGGTCATAGGATTCCCAGGGCATAATCAAAGAATGTCATTTCAGGCCCCTGACAAGCAGCAGTAATTGCCACATTGATTTTCGGTTCATTTAGCGATGCTTAGGTAGAGAGCcatcttattttaattaaatccGTTTCATTTGTCTGCACAAAATCCAGTAATTTGGAGGATAAGCTCCCCACTTTTCTAAGTGCCACTGGAGTCGCATCAGAGTTGAGGAGCGTGAAGAACTGCTGTTCTCTGAGTTCTGTCTCCTCCACGTGTACTAATGTTCTCACGACTTCCTGAACATAAAGGCCACGAGAACAGGCGAGGGTCCTGCTGTTTTGTATCAGGCAGTAAAATCAGCAAGACCCTGCGGAGAAGACTGCTTTCCAAAGATGTTGGCAGTGCAAAGTTAAATTCTGAGCAATAAAAGACAGTTTCGTACAGTTGATAAGTTCATACTTCTGTGCTCCAAACAACTAAAGCGATTTGATCTCTGCACCGATTTCTTGACATTGTTATTTCATAGGTAAGTAAAGCAAATTACCAGAGAGATGGTTTTCagatttaattttcttgttttgctttaaaataagccTCAGACCCACAGTAGCAAGGAAACGTGATACATATTAATCCTTTGGCAGCTTGTGGTTATGAGCAATTTTACTTATTGGAACTGTCTCCCCTAagcacttttcattttcattttgaattagtaaatattttattacaagtCTGGAGATGCGAGGTTTTGAATTTAGCCCTTTTTCTCGGGCTCTCTGTCTAGTCTCATAATTCTGAGGTTGGGTTGTTTTAACAATGAGCTAACTGAGAAAAATCACTCGGCAGCCTCTGACTGTCGCATGGATGTGCCGAACTCTGCATCGAACTCCCTTGACCTTGCGTCATCCTTGGGGCCGGGAAGTAGTGTCCAGCTCTGGTAAACAGTACACTGACCATTCTCTGTCTGCCTTGTAGTGGACAAAGTCCCCGCCGCCTCAGTGCAAGGGATTTAGCATCTTTTAAAGGCAAAGCATTTCTTTATTGCCCGGGGGAGTGTTTGGTTTTTCTTAGCAGGGAGGGGCCCCTTCGGCTAAGGCCGTGGCTGTCAACCAGCACTTTTCGCAGCTGGGAGCCAGGGTTTCTGACCCCCCCGGGCCCTGAAGCCACAGCTGTGCAGTGCAGTTCCTTATGAGGAAGTCATTTCCCTCTTCAGGTGGGATTCTTAAGAACAGACAAAGGACCAGCaactgcattttctcttttcctcctagaCCCTGACTACAGCTTGAAGTGCTGCATGTTCACTGTGAGGAGGTGTGG belongs to Phacochoerus africanus isolate WHEZ1 chromosome 3, ROS_Pafr_v1, whole genome shotgun sequence and includes:
- the PRELID3B gene encoding PRELI domain containing protein 3B isoform X2; protein product: MKIWTSEHVFDHPWETVTTAAMQKYPNPMNPSVVGVDVLDRHIDASGKLHSHRLLSTEWGLPSIVKSIIGAARTKTYVQEHSVVDPVAKTMELKSTNISFTNMVSVDERLIYKPHPQDPEKTVLTQEAIITVKGVSLGSYLEGLMASTISSNANKGREAMEWVIHKLNAEIEELTASARGSIRPPMAAAAFVEK
- the ATP5F1E gene encoding ATP synthase subunit epsilon, mitochondrial, which codes for MVAYWRQAGLSYIRYSQICAKAVRDALKAEFKANAEKTSGSNVKIVKVKKE
- the PRELID3B gene encoding PRELI domain containing protein 3B isoform X1; the protein is MKIWTSEHVFDHPWETVTTAAMQKYPNPMNPSVVGVDVLDRHIDASGKLHSHRLLSTEWGLPSIVKSIIGAARTKTYVQEHSVVDPVAKTMELKSTNISFTNMVSVDERLIYKPHPQDPEKTVLTQEAIITVKGVSLGSYLEGLMASTISSNANKSARLDGGYSGEQNKPGPCPRGAKRKAPLITQPDIRKGKLLKGPRSNGMGNT
- the PRELID3B gene encoding PRELI domain containing protein 3B isoform X3; protein product: MKIWTSEHVFDHPWETVTTAAMQKYPNPMNPSVVGVDVLDRHIDASGKLHSHRLLSTEWGLPSIVKSIIGAARTKTYVQEHSVVDPVAKTMELKSTNISFTNMVSVDERLIYKPHPQDPEKTVLTQEAIITVKGVSLGSYLEGLMASTISSNANKAEC